The following proteins come from a genomic window of Bradyrhizobium paxllaeri:
- a CDS encoding HAD family hydrolase: MKPTLVFDWNGTLLDDADALLKTINAILGRFGRPDIDMPTFREQCELPLSVLYRRVGMSEGEAAIVDSDGSAIFHDTYEPLASKADLRKGARCILEAARQQAVSTIVLSSYIVDPLHSQIRRLGLDNCVNEILAFESRATQFKSMSKGERLRRYMQANNLKPESTFIIGDMPVETDIARDLGLISISITGGFVSESRLQAAQPDYIIHDHHELLPILQRHGFLRNAQS, encoded by the coding sequence ATGAAACCCACTCTAGTATTTGATTGGAACGGCACGCTGCTCGACGACGCCGATGCGTTGCTGAAAACGATCAATGCCATTCTAGGGCGCTTCGGTCGCCCTGATATCGATATGCCAACTTTTCGGGAACAGTGCGAGCTCCCGCTTTCTGTCCTTTACCGCAGGGTCGGAATGTCGGAAGGTGAAGCCGCAATCGTGGATAGCGATGGCAGCGCCATTTTTCACGACACCTACGAACCGCTGGCGAGCAAGGCCGATCTGCGCAAAGGCGCGCGTTGCATTCTAGAAGCGGCACGTCAACAGGCGGTCTCAACGATCGTTCTCAGCAGCTATATAGTCGACCCACTTCATTCCCAAATCCGCAGGCTTGGACTCGATAATTGCGTCAACGAGATTCTAGCCTTCGAAAGCCGCGCCACTCAATTCAAAAGCATGAGCAAAGGCGAACGGCTTCGCCGGTATATGCAAGCAAATAATCTGAAGCCCGAGTCAACCTTTATCATCGGCGACATGCCGGTTGAAACGGACATTGCACGCGACCTCGGGCTTATCAGCATATCCATTACCGGCGGATTTGTCTCCGAGTCGCGTTTGCAGGCTGCACAGCCGGATTACATCATTCATGACCATCATGAGCTGCTGCCAATTTTGCAAAGGCACGGCTTTCTTCGTAACGCACAATCATGA
- a CDS encoding enoyl-CoA hydratase-related protein, whose product MNAKSDLILWTSPLQHIVLLTLNRAPKRNALNNDLIAELAAALRKAALDDQVRCVVLRGSDAFFSAGADIKEMRQRGFEAIDNSARRSAWRDIANFPKPFIAAIEGICFGGGHELALLADIVIAGEGASFGQPEINIGILPGDGATQRLTRVAGKSLAMLMILTGEPISARAAHQAGLVAEVTAEGKAQSRALELAKTIAHKPPRSTELAKAAVLAAYQTALDAGLEFERQAIRHAFTTSDQQEGMNAFFEKRSPSYRGI is encoded by the coding sequence TTGAACGCCAAATCCGACCTCATTCTTTGGACGTCTCCCCTGCAGCACATCGTGCTCCTAACACTGAATAGGGCACCCAAACGAAACGCGCTGAACAATGATCTGATCGCGGAACTCGCGGCCGCTCTTCGCAAGGCTGCGCTGGATGATCAGGTGCGCTGCGTCGTACTTCGTGGCAGCGATGCGTTCTTTTCTGCCGGCGCCGATATCAAGGAAATGCGGCAACGAGGGTTCGAAGCCATCGACAATTCCGCGCGACGTTCTGCTTGGCGGGATATCGCCAATTTCCCCAAGCCATTTATTGCCGCGATTGAGGGAATTTGCTTTGGCGGTGGTCACGAGCTCGCGCTTCTGGCTGACATCGTGATCGCCGGTGAAGGCGCTAGCTTCGGGCAACCGGAGATCAACATCGGGATATTGCCGGGAGACGGAGCAACCCAACGATTGACCCGAGTGGCCGGCAAATCGCTCGCGATGCTCATGATCCTGACCGGAGAACCCATCTCTGCGCGCGCAGCCCATCAGGCTGGGCTTGTTGCGGAGGTCACGGCAGAGGGAAAGGCACAGAGCCGCGCCCTCGAACTTGCCAAAACTATCGCGCACAAGCCGCCGCGTTCCACCGAACTGGCTAAAGCGGCTGTACTCGCCGCCTACCAAACCGCGCTTGACGCCGGTCTAGAATTTGAACGACAAGCCATCAGGCACGCATTCACGACGTCCGACCAGCAAGAGGGAATGAACGCGTTTTTTGAGAAGCGGTCGCCTAGCTATCGGGGGATTTAG
- a CDS encoding acyl-homoserine-lactone synthase → MHAIAIHTSQFGRHLELLAAMYRLRRRVFKDRLDWSVSVSGEFELDVYDTLGPTYLVLMADAGEPVGSVRLLPTTGPTMLADTFPVLLGGTPAPHDGRILESSRFCVDTSHIAEQAANNLNRATFILFAAMMEAARAACADTIVTVTDTRMERILRRARWPLRRIADPRQVGSTMAVAGFLDMSEQTLHRMYEQADVNGPVLVPADLVNAAA, encoded by the coding sequence ATGCATGCCATCGCAATTCACACCTCTCAATTTGGTCGTCACCTGGAGTTGCTCGCGGCGATGTATCGGCTGCGACGCCGTGTCTTCAAGGACAGGCTCGACTGGTCAGTGTCGGTCTCGGGTGAATTCGAGCTCGATGTGTATGACACTCTCGGGCCGACTTATCTGGTTTTGATGGCAGACGCCGGGGAGCCGGTTGGTTCGGTTCGTCTGCTTCCGACGACCGGGCCAACTATGTTGGCCGACACCTTTCCCGTTCTGCTCGGCGGGACGCCAGCGCCGCATGACGGGAGAATTCTCGAAAGTTCACGCTTTTGCGTGGACACCAGTCATATCGCGGAGCAGGCTGCCAATAATCTCAATCGCGCAACGTTTATCCTCTTCGCTGCCATGATGGAGGCAGCACGCGCCGCGTGCGCAGATACCATCGTGACAGTCACTGATACGCGTATGGAGCGCATTCTTCGCCGCGCGCGCTGGCCATTGAGACGGATCGCTGATCCGCGGCAGGTAGGATCGACCATGGCGGTCGCCGGCTTTCTCGACATGTCCGAGCAAACGCTTCACAGGATGTACGAACAAGCCGACGTCAACGGTCCTGTGCTTGTGCCAGCGGATCTTGTTAACGCGGCTGCCTAA
- a CDS encoding isochorismatase family protein, which produces MVLINMTRGKTPDSAGLAPRHVSFSLLQTGLEMFGVASTVIGECQPFEIMQKLVHSTTQLDVDAVSIWRDPRFTDNLASRETGIIFFGGGWLEEDIFIAALQAVERGYDVRLLSDLIATRVDADRSLALDRMALHGILATTVRQMLLEWAVCLHDPLLTQKVQQLLL; this is translated from the coding sequence GTGGTTTTGATCAATATGACGCGTGGTAAGACGCCGGATTCGGCCGGTCTTGCCCCGCGGCATGTCAGTTTCTCATTGCTGCAGACAGGCTTGGAGATGTTTGGTGTCGCGTCGACCGTCATAGGCGAATGCCAGCCGTTCGAGATTATGCAGAAACTCGTGCACTCGACGACGCAGCTGGACGTTGATGCTGTTTCCATTTGGCGCGATCCGCGATTTACGGACAATCTGGCTTCACGCGAAACCGGTATCATTTTCTTTGGGGGAGGTTGGCTCGAAGAAGATATCTTCATTGCCGCACTGCAGGCGGTCGAGCGTGGATATGACGTACGCCTCCTCTCGGACCTTATCGCAACGCGTGTCGACGCGGATCGATCACTCGCTTTGGATCGGATGGCGCTTCATGGCATCTTGGCGACCACGGTGCGCCAGATGCTGCTGGAATGGGCGGTATGTCTGCATGATCCGCTTTTGACGCAAAAAGTTCAGCAGCTTCTACTATGA
- a CDS encoding CaiB/BaiF CoA transferase family protein, translating to MVDLLKGIRVLSFNHFLMGPMGVQFLADLGADVIAVEPPDGAFQRKWGGADKQVDGQSMLLLTGNRNKRSLTLDLKKPDAVAVAKKLIATSDVLTENFRPGVLNKLGLGYEDARSIKPDIIYAAASGYGADGPYVNRPGQDLLIQALAGLATITGSREHGPRAVGVSAVDHHGAVLFAAGILAALVRKARTGQGCRVDVSLLSAALDLQMESFTCYLNGQRPDDVRQPGPIAGWYYGAPYGIYATRDGHIAISLGSLDVLADVFSLPADQRVPDREAYRRRDQASAAIAANIAKRTTSECLALLEARGIWHARVNDYSDVVVDPQVIHNKSFQVVIGATGAPITLVSHPICYDGEVPEVRLPPQKLGAQTEEILKELGYDARQLKDLYDRGAVGSVTSLDPKVL from the coding sequence ATGGTCGATCTTCTCAAGGGCATTCGCGTCCTCAGCTTCAACCACTTCCTGATGGGTCCGATGGGCGTGCAATTTCTCGCCGATCTCGGCGCAGACGTAATCGCTGTGGAGCCGCCGGACGGCGCCTTCCAGCGGAAATGGGGCGGGGCGGACAAGCAGGTAGATGGTCAATCCATGCTGCTTCTGACCGGCAATCGCAATAAGCGTAGTCTAACGCTCGATCTTAAGAAGCCGGACGCGGTTGCTGTTGCGAAAAAACTGATCGCAACGTCGGATGTCCTCACCGAGAATTTCCGGCCTGGCGTGCTCAACAAGCTGGGGCTTGGCTATGAGGACGCCAGGAGCATCAAGCCAGATATCATCTATGCCGCAGCGTCCGGATATGGCGCAGACGGTCCGTACGTCAATCGACCCGGCCAAGATCTCTTGATTCAAGCGTTGGCGGGGCTTGCAACCATCACAGGAAGCCGCGAGCACGGCCCGCGCGCCGTAGGTGTTTCGGCAGTTGATCATCACGGGGCCGTTCTTTTTGCGGCTGGCATCCTAGCCGCATTGGTGAGGAAAGCGCGTACGGGGCAGGGGTGTCGGGTCGATGTCAGTCTGCTGTCAGCAGCCCTCGACCTGCAGATGGAGTCCTTCACCTGCTATCTCAACGGGCAGCGACCGGACGATGTGCGCCAGCCGGGTCCGATCGCAGGATGGTATTACGGCGCACCTTACGGCATCTATGCCACCCGTGACGGACACATCGCGATCTCGCTCGGATCGCTCGACGTGCTGGCGGATGTGTTTTCGCTTCCCGCCGATCAGCGCGTTCCCGACAGGGAAGCTTATCGGCGGCGCGACCAGGCATCGGCAGCAATTGCGGCCAACATCGCCAAACGCACGACATCGGAGTGCCTTGCCCTGCTTGAGGCTCGCGGAATCTGGCACGCCCGCGTCAATGACTATTCAGATGTCGTCGTCGACCCGCAGGTGATTCACAACAAGAGCTTCCAGGTCGTGATAGGGGCGACGGGGGCACCGATTACGCTCGTCAGCCATCCCATTTGTTACGACGGCGAGGTGCCAGAGGTCCGTTTGCCGCCGCAGAAGCTCGGGGCGCAAACGGAAGAAATCCTGAAGGAGCTCGGCTATGACGCTCGGCAATTGAAGGATCTCTACGACAGGGGTGCCGTCGGCTCTGTGACATCTCTTGATCCAAAAGTGCTTTAG
- a CDS encoding IS256 family transposase, protein MTRDITPAGSPATGAVDEAFAEVRASFDRFCLAAGIEALGTMMEADVTAACGPRHGRDAARRAHRWGRTRGRIGFHGGKIEVERPRVRGLDGREVTIPSWETAAEEDWLGRWAMNLMLINVSTRRFGRAVRLPEGDVPAPPGSGVSKSAASRRFVALSAARLADFMAADLSALDLLVVQIDGLHLGDDLVLVAAIGVDGEGNKHPLALVEGATENAATVQALLDNLVSRGLAPTVPRLFIVDGAKALSKAIRRTFGSAAAIQRCQIHKARNITERLPKEHHAATRRVLRQAWELDDADKAEKLIRNLARRLDQQWPGVAASILEGLDEILTVVRLKLPKELRRSLACTNIAENMMGTIRRVTRNVKRWRDAGMALRWVAAGMIEANKGFRRLKAHKQLSVLRAALQAHHDRMTIKPVAHVTRAA, encoded by the coding sequence ATGACGAGAGATATCACACCGGCTGGTTCGCCGGCGACCGGGGCTGTGGACGAAGCGTTTGCAGAAGTGCGGGCGAGCTTCGATCGGTTCTGCCTTGCGGCAGGGATCGAGGCGCTCGGCACGATGATGGAGGCGGATGTCACGGCGGCCTGCGGGCCGCGCCACGGTCGCGACGCGGCGCGGCGGGCGCACCGTTGGGGCCGAACGCGGGGACGGATCGGCTTCCACGGCGGCAAGATCGAGGTCGAGCGCCCGCGGGTCCGGGGCCTGGACGGCCGCGAGGTCACGATCCCGAGCTGGGAAACGGCGGCGGAGGAGGACTGGCTTGGTCGCTGGGCGATGAACCTGATGCTGATCAATGTATCGACGCGCCGGTTCGGCCGCGCTGTCCGGCTGCCCGAGGGTGATGTGCCGGCACCGCCCGGATCGGGGGTTTCGAAGTCGGCGGCCTCGCGGAGGTTTGTGGCGCTGTCGGCGGCGCGGCTGGCCGACTTCATGGCTGCCGATCTGTCCGCGCTCGACCTTCTGGTGGTTCAAATCGACGGGCTGCATCTCGGCGACGATCTCGTGCTGGTCGCCGCGATCGGGGTCGACGGTGAAGGCAACAAGCATCCGCTGGCGCTGGTGGAAGGGGCAACCGAGAACGCCGCAACGGTTCAAGCCCTGCTGGACAACCTGGTCTCCCGCGGGCTCGCCCCGACGGTGCCAAGACTGTTCATCGTCGACGGCGCGAAAGCGTTGTCGAAGGCGATCCGCCGCACCTTCGGTTCGGCCGCCGCGATCCAGCGCTGTCAGATCCACAAGGCGCGCAACATCACGGAACGCCTGCCGAAAGAGCATCATGCGGCCACCCGTCGGGTGCTGCGCCAGGCCTGGGAGCTCGATGATGCCGACAAGGCTGAAAAATTGATCCGCAATCTCGCGCGTCGACTCGACCAGCAATGGCCCGGCGTAGCGGCCAGCATTCTCGAAGGCCTCGACGAAATCCTGACTGTCGTCCGGTTGAAGCTGCCGAAGGAGCTGCGTCGATCGCTCGCCTGTACCAACATCGCCGAGAACATGATGGGTACCATTCGCCGCGTCACGCGCAACGTCAAACGCTGGCGGGATGCCGGCATGGCCTTGCGATGGGTCGCGGCCGGCATGATCGAGGCCAACAAGGGCTTCCGACGATTGAAGGCGCATAAGCAATTGTCGGTTCTGCGTGCGGCCCTTCAAGCTCACCACGATCGCATGACGATCAAGCCCGTTGCCCACGTCACGAGAGCCGCGTAA
- a CDS encoding LacI family DNA-binding transcriptional regulator, which produces MDKKSIADSKGRTRPRVKIEDVAREANVSPATVSRVLNHPGIVRPELRDKVMRFITDLSYTPDSAARALKSGRMRTIGAIVPTLALGIFAESVEALQNRLSENGYTLFIANSQYDQRRELQEMQSLIERGVDGIVLVGGSHGRELRTLVEQTGVPVVTTYVSKAGGGIPAIGIDNERATREMTEFLLGLGHIRFGAIANILPSNDRSRARLDGIQRALSEAGIRLQPTQVIRADHSLAQGRKALRQLLTDHPGTTAVICTTDTLAIGAMTEARKMGLSVPRAVSITGFDDVELAAQVDPPLTTISLPAAEIGRGAADYLISAIAGRPVPKSVLLPYRLVVRSSTASPPKADRLPKRPR; this is translated from the coding sequence ATGGACAAGAAATCGATCGCCGATTCCAAAGGCCGAACCCGGCCCAGGGTGAAGATCGAGGACGTCGCAAGAGAGGCGAACGTCTCGCCGGCGACGGTGTCGCGCGTTCTAAATCATCCAGGAATTGTCAGGCCCGAACTGCGCGATAAAGTGATGCGCTTCATCACCGATCTCTCCTATACGCCCGATAGCGCGGCCCGGGCACTGAAATCGGGACGCATGCGGACGATCGGCGCGATCGTTCCGACGCTCGCCCTTGGCATCTTTGCCGAAAGCGTGGAGGCCCTGCAGAACCGGCTAAGCGAAAACGGGTACACGTTATTCATCGCCAATTCACAATATGATCAACGCCGCGAGTTGCAGGAGATGCAGAGCCTCATCGAGCGTGGCGTCGACGGCATTGTGCTGGTGGGGGGCTCGCACGGTCGGGAGCTGAGAACTCTGGTCGAGCAAACTGGCGTCCCCGTCGTTACGACTTACGTCTCCAAGGCGGGCGGCGGCATTCCTGCCATTGGCATCGACAACGAACGTGCCACTCGCGAAATGACCGAATTTCTTCTCGGCCTGGGACACATTCGTTTCGGTGCAATTGCAAACATTCTACCATCGAATGACCGTTCGCGCGCCCGACTTGATGGCATCCAGCGCGCTCTCTCTGAAGCCGGTATCCGACTCCAACCGACTCAGGTCATCAGGGCCGACCACTCGCTGGCGCAAGGACGAAAGGCACTTCGCCAACTGCTCACTGACCATCCCGGCACGACCGCCGTGATCTGCACCACCGACACGCTGGCCATCGGCGCCATGACGGAAGCCCGCAAGATGGGCTTGAGCGTGCCGCGGGCGGTTTCGATTACCGGTTTTGACGACGTGGAGCTGGCGGCACAGGTGGATCCGCCGCTAACGACGATCAGTCTTCCCGCTGCTGAAATCGGCCGGGGCGCAGCCGACTATCTCATCAGTGCGATCGCAGGAAGACCCGTCCCCAAAAGCGTCTTGTTGCCCTACCGGCTGGTGGTGCGGTCGTCCACCGCGTCACCACCGAAAGCCGACCGCCTTCCGAAGCGCCCCCGATGA
- a CDS encoding MFS transporter has protein sequence MKPRIGVYLSEPVAARLAVAAQCPGTTKSAIIEAALAHFFEPDHDVEASSVDRQLNALNQNLEQLHQELRIVSEAVALQARFLLAVTPPLAAADQPAACTLGLARFDEFAAQVTRRAHLGTSLIKETIERVNSADPAHLATQPVMQKGPTRFTHQEAKGVGATVAGNKAECSPVARGAGVDREPDTRADRTAAGTILRPLLASWRARGQRSRAFSTDWLLVLRVFLPFVSAYYLSFLFRTINATIAAPLIYEFGLGADDLGLLTSIYFLTFAAAQIPIGILVDRYGPRKIQSVVLMAAAAGAALFAISDNFWLLLLGRALIGFGASAALTAGLKAVVLWFPAEQVPLLNGLMIMLGSFGAVTATLPAEHLLGSIGWRGLFELLAIASVGCALAIFLLVPTGTWSFTVKGTTIGLRMIYSDPRFWRLAPLSATCIGTAWALQGLWAAQWFADVEGLDRSELLRNLFFMAIASSAGALVLGIAAQKLRRHGIGPRPLLGLVAVLFFIAQLAVILRVPLSSSVPWMIVAACGAATVLSYAILADFFPKELAGRATAALNVFHIGCAFLIQYLVGFLIQYWTPQQGHYPEVAYQIAFAVNLVVQLAAWFWFIIPVPLRGGGAGSKRPL, from the coding sequence ATGAAGCCACGGATCGGTGTCTACCTTTCCGAGCCCGTCGCCGCGCGGCTCGCAGTCGCAGCACAATGTCCCGGGACCACCAAATCAGCGATCATTGAGGCTGCCCTCGCTCATTTCTTCGAGCCAGATCATGACGTCGAAGCCTCCTCGGTCGATCGGCAGCTGAACGCCCTTAACCAGAACCTCGAGCAGCTTCATCAAGAGTTGCGGATTGTGAGTGAGGCTGTTGCGCTTCAGGCTCGCTTTCTTCTCGCCGTCACGCCTCCGCTTGCAGCTGCGGACCAGCCTGCCGCGTGTACCCTGGGCCTCGCGCGCTTCGACGAATTTGCTGCACAGGTGACAAGGCGGGCCCATCTAGGAACGTCGCTCATAAAGGAAACAATCGAGCGGGTGAATTCCGCTGATCCGGCGCATCTTGCAACACAACCGGTGATGCAAAAAGGGCCGACGCGCTTCACGCACCAGGAAGCAAAGGGCGTTGGGGCGACTGTCGCCGGCAACAAAGCAGAATGTTCTCCTGTTGCTCGAGGCGCAGGCGTCGATCGCGAACCCGATACCAGAGCAGATCGAACAGCGGCTGGCACGATATTGCGGCCGCTTCTGGCATCATGGCGTGCTAGGGGGCAGCGCTCACGAGCCTTCTCCACAGATTGGCTTTTAGTTTTGCGCGTCTTCTTACCCTTCGTCTCAGCTTACTACCTTTCTTTTCTCTTTCGGACCATCAACGCGACCATAGCTGCACCATTGATCTATGAGTTTGGTCTGGGTGCCGATGACCTCGGTCTCCTGACGTCCATCTACTTCCTGACCTTCGCGGCCGCCCAAATTCCTATCGGCATATTAGTGGACCGATACGGTCCGCGGAAAATCCAGAGTGTCGTGCTGATGGCCGCAGCCGCCGGGGCAGCGCTGTTTGCCATCTCCGACAATTTTTGGCTTCTTCTTCTCGGCCGGGCGTTAATTGGCTTTGGCGCTTCTGCAGCATTGACGGCCGGATTGAAAGCCGTCGTTCTCTGGTTTCCCGCCGAGCAGGTGCCACTGCTCAATGGCCTAATGATCATGCTGGGGTCCTTTGGGGCCGTGACGGCAACATTGCCCGCCGAACACCTGCTCGGGTCGATCGGCTGGCGGGGATTGTTTGAGCTCCTAGCCATTGCATCGGTGGGATGCGCCCTAGCAATTTTCCTTCTTGTGCCAACGGGCACGTGGTCATTCACGGTGAAGGGGACTACCATTGGACTACGAATGATTTATTCAGACCCACGCTTCTGGCGTTTGGCGCCGCTCTCTGCGACCTGCATTGGTACGGCCTGGGCGTTACAGGGGTTGTGGGCCGCCCAGTGGTTCGCCGATGTCGAGGGCCTGGACCGATCGGAACTGCTGCGCAATCTCTTTTTCATGGCAATCGCATCGAGTGCGGGCGCCCTGGTTCTAGGTATTGCGGCTCAAAAGCTTCGTCGGCACGGGATAGGTCCACGACCGCTCTTGGGCTTGGTCGCAGTTCTGTTCTTCATAGCCCAATTGGCAGTAATCCTGCGAGTACCCTTGTCATCATCTGTTCCGTGGATGATTGTCGCTGCCTGCGGAGCGGCGACGGTCCTTAGCTACGCGATTTTGGCCGATTTTTTCCCAAAAGAGCTTGCTGGACGTGCCACCGCGGCGCTCAACGTCTTTCACATCGGTTGCGCCTTTCTAATCCAGTATCTGGTGGGTTTCTTGATTCAGTACTGGACACCTCAGCAGGGCCACTACCCAGAAGTTGCTTACCAGATAGCCTTTGCAGTCAACCTTGTAGTTCAGCTCGCAGCATGGTTCTGGTTTATTATCCCGGTGCCTCTACGAGGCGGTGGTGCCGGGAGCAAGCGACCGCTCTAG
- a CDS encoding helix-turn-helix transcriptional regulator — MSPVECIFQEFIDAIQTATSEDEFERVATRLTQRLGFQRFAYLRLTGETPMLISSYPKSWTSRYFQLGYQQLDPVVRRARAEHALFSWGGEASALAGNREQRRFFDEATTFGIRSGITVPIRGGFGRMAAFTLATGDRDLHPERLVADGKDLIQLVGLYFHCYVAARLDVLSASKLVASELTQRERQCLAWIARGKTIADIAVLVQIAPRTVVFHLDNARRKLGAASIAQCVAEALRRGLLS, encoded by the coding sequence ATGAGCCCGGTCGAATGCATCTTCCAGGAATTTATTGATGCCATCCAAACCGCAACCAGCGAGGATGAATTTGAGCGCGTCGCAACGCGGCTAACACAGAGGCTTGGCTTCCAGCGATTTGCCTACCTGCGATTGACCGGCGAGACGCCGATGTTGATCTCGTCATATCCCAAATCCTGGACCAGCCGGTACTTCCAACTTGGATATCAGCAGCTCGATCCTGTGGTGCGCCGCGCGCGTGCCGAGCACGCGCTATTTAGCTGGGGAGGCGAGGCGTCAGCCCTGGCCGGAAATCGCGAGCAGCGCCGGTTCTTCGATGAAGCGACGACTTTCGGAATTAGATCAGGCATCACTGTGCCAATCAGGGGTGGATTTGGCCGGATGGCCGCATTTACATTAGCGACGGGCGACCGCGATCTTCACCCCGAGCGGCTCGTAGCCGACGGGAAGGATCTCATACAACTCGTCGGGTTGTACTTTCATTGTTATGTCGCCGCCAGACTTGACGTACTCTCTGCCAGTAAACTCGTCGCAAGTGAGCTCACTCAGCGCGAGCGCCAATGCCTTGCATGGATCGCGCGCGGAAAAACTATCGCCGATATCGCGGTGCTGGTCCAGATTGCACCGAGAACTGTCGTGTTTCATCTTGATAACGCGCGCCGCAAACTAGGTGCAGCATCTATTGCTCAATGCGTCGCCGAGGCGCTGCGGCGCGGTTTGTTATCCTAA
- a CDS encoding extracellular solute-binding protein, whose product MGLQNKLARALLVSGGFCAVCSSTSAQAETALSICYINHPVQVANVAILEKWAANQRVKLNKTVTSYTVYLPKITQMLTSGANDQCDIIWNNDDWGQDLAQYLEPLEDVPNARKVEVGQLEPFHSADGRTTAVSMTTTAGILFYRTDLISEAELPKTWDDLVKISQTLQSEKKVKWGYVGGMSYTNTFFSFWWTLWNNSCDVYAPAYERDNKKLAANGWKPMIYSPCQVQTAEFWWDALNSKKISPPGMTTYSRDEANAIFQAGDTAFTVADTTFLGTFNNSERSSVAGKVGIAPFPVGPMSNGIHTWIDVWGWSIPKTLPNDRKTAAKKLLGAMLGDPDGQIEQWNQTGGPPPNTDVWRTLEKSDATWRRLHTILFKPDHVHAAYYFRNWATVHKVYSDTLIRAMKGKREDIAATLKAGSDAIHAGATTND is encoded by the coding sequence ATGGGACTACAGAATAAGCTTGCGCGCGCGCTTCTTGTCAGCGGCGGCTTTTGTGCCGTTTGCTCTTCGACATCGGCACAAGCAGAAACAGCGCTGAGCATCTGTTACATCAATCATCCGGTGCAAGTCGCAAACGTCGCGATCCTGGAGAAATGGGCGGCCAATCAGCGCGTTAAGCTGAATAAAACGGTGACATCCTACACCGTCTATTTGCCGAAGATCACCCAGATGTTGACCTCCGGGGCCAATGACCAATGCGACATCATCTGGAACAATGACGACTGGGGACAGGATCTCGCCCAGTATCTTGAACCGCTTGAGGATGTTCCCAATGCGCGCAAGGTCGAGGTGGGGCAGCTTGAGCCATTCCACAGTGCAGACGGAAGGACGACGGCGGTATCGATGACAACCACGGCCGGCATTCTGTTTTATCGCACGGATCTCATTTCCGAGGCGGAATTGCCTAAGACATGGGACGATCTCGTTAAGATCAGTCAGACCCTGCAGTCCGAAAAAAAGGTGAAGTGGGGTTATGTCGGCGGCATGAGTTACACCAACACTTTCTTCAGCTTCTGGTGGACGCTCTGGAACAACAGTTGCGACGTCTATGCACCCGCCTATGAGCGAGACAACAAGAAGCTTGCGGCAAATGGTTGGAAGCCAATGATCTACTCTCCTTGCCAGGTGCAGACCGCGGAGTTTTGGTGGGATGCTCTCAATAGCAAGAAGATAAGCCCGCCCGGCATGACGACTTATTCGCGCGATGAGGCAAATGCGATCTTCCAGGCCGGTGACACCGCCTTTACTGTGGCCGATACTACTTTCCTCGGCACCTTCAATAACTCCGAGAGGTCATCCGTCGCAGGAAAGGTCGGCATCGCGCCATTTCCGGTCGGCCCCATGAGCAATGGCATTCACACCTGGATAGACGTGTGGGGCTGGTCAATCCCAAAGACTCTTCCGAATGATCGCAAGACGGCGGCCAAAAAGCTGCTTGGCGCCATGCTCGGCGATCCCGACGGTCAGATCGAGCAGTGGAATCAGACCGGAGGCCCGCCGCCGAACACCGACGTCTGGCGCACACTCGAAAAGAGCGACGCGACCTGGCGCAGGCTCCACACAATCCTGTTCAAGCCTGATCATGTCCATGCTGCCTACTATTTCCGCAACTGGGCGACTGTGCACAAGGTCTATTCGGACACGCTGATCCGCGCGATGAAGGGCAAGCGTGAGGACATTGCCGCGACCCTTAAGGCCGGCTCCGATGCCATCCATGCCGGCGCTACGACCAACGATTGA